Proteins encoded in a region of the Candidatus Margulisiibacteriota bacterium genome:
- the lnt gene encoding apolipoprotein N-acyltransferase, producing MNYLLAVLSGVLLTLAFPKTDLWWLAWVALVPFFVVLGRAGDRREAYRLTLVFGLVYFLGAFYGITPLFRFGGYWIITGWVLLAFFQSLFLLLFTGVFLRLDQRYRFAAIPLLWIGAEWLRVLGPLGVSVGVVGYSQASVPAILQIASFFQVFGVSFLVVLVNSAIAQLIAQSSRRLFPLAALLIVAAALIWGNFVLLQHPVVNDPPKALTVALIQSNVDQFDRMNPLMVSQNYELHEAMSRQAGEKVDLIVWPETAVFAYLAQHYRYFPRLQKLSAETGSWLALGTAYYGEKGRAYNSIVTLSSLGAIVSRYGKEQLVPFGEFLPFRPLIYPILKGTGYFDSEFSSDGAVSPLIIGRYEAAGAICFESTIPDLIKRRVNKKTAFILTVTNDAWFGDSVTPYLHWQAGILRAVENRRYFVQLGNTGVSGLIDPYGRVIKQSELNKREVVVVKIPVR from the coding sequence ATGAATTACTTACTGGCTGTATTGTCCGGCGTTCTGCTCACCCTGGCTTTTCCGAAAACCGATCTTTGGTGGCTGGCTTGGGTGGCGCTGGTCCCGTTTTTTGTTGTTTTGGGACGGGCTGGTGATAGGCGTGAAGCTTATCGATTGACCCTGGTTTTTGGGTTGGTTTATTTTCTCGGCGCATTTTATGGCATTACGCCGCTCTTTCGTTTTGGCGGTTACTGGATCATCACCGGTTGGGTTTTATTGGCTTTCTTTCAGTCGCTTTTTCTCCTGCTCTTTACCGGGGTATTCCTGCGGCTCGATCAGCGTTATCGTTTTGCGGCGATTCCCTTGCTTTGGATCGGCGCGGAATGGCTGCGAGTTTTGGGGCCGCTTGGGGTTTCGGTTGGGGTCGTTGGCTATTCTCAAGCGTCCGTTCCGGCCATCCTGCAGATCGCCTCATTTTTTCAGGTCTTTGGGGTCAGTTTTTTGGTCGTGCTGGTTAATTCCGCTATCGCTCAACTGATCGCCCAATCGAGCCGTCGGCTTTTCCCGCTGGCGGCGTTGTTGATCGTGGCGGCGGCGCTGATTTGGGGGAATTTTGTCCTGCTCCAACATCCGGTGGTCAATGATCCGCCTAAAGCCTTGACGGTCGCCTTGATTCAATCAAACGTTGACCAATTTGACCGGATGAACCCCCTAATGGTTAGCCAAAACTATGAATTACATGAAGCCATGAGCCGGCAAGCCGGGGAAAAAGTTGATTTGATCGTCTGGCCGGAAACGGCGGTCTTTGCTTACCTGGCCCAGCATTACCGTTATTTCCCTAGGCTGCAAAAACTCTCGGCCGAGACCGGGTCGTGGCTGGCGCTTGGGACCGCCTATTACGGCGAGAAAGGCCGGGCCTACAATTCGATCGTGACCCTTTCCTCGCTGGGAGCGATCGTTTCCCGCTATGGAAAAGAACAACTGGTCCCGTTCGGCGAATTTCTGCCTTTTCGGCCGCTGATCTATCCTATTCTAAAAGGGACCGGCTACTTTGATTCCGAGTTTAGTTCCGATGGGGCGGTTAGTCCATTGATCATCGGAAGGTATGAAGCGGCGGGGGCGATCTGCTTTGAGTCGACTATCCCAGATCTTATCAAACGGCGGGTCAATAAAAAGACCGCCTTTATCCTAACCGTGACCAACGACGCCTGGTTCGGCGATTCGGTTACTCCTTACCTCCACTGGCAGGCCGGGATCCTCCGGGCGGTCGAGAACCGGCGCTATTTTGTCCAATTGGGGAATACCGGCGTTTCCGGTTTGATCGATCCGTACGGGCGGGTTATTAAACAAAGTGAATTGAATAAGCGGGAAGTGGTGGTTGTTAAAATCCCGGTTCGTTAA
- a CDS encoding LptA/OstA family protein, translating into MNNLCLRLCLCLCLLALPVMADEEKIPVNIKADLLKYYDDTDQVKATGSVEVRLKEVTIFADELLMDSATNIATAEGHVRLYTKDYRATAAHLTYDASDESTSFRGFSSSFVPSSIKGEIFLSADKLDQKNKNMFGGPGEISTCDKNLEHYYLTADRIEYYPEDKMEGRNVVMWIGEIPVLWLPYYVYDLKGQKKRNWVFGNNAVEGNYVKTTWDYPAGLLYIDQMEKKGWGYGTQVAYGLAALGLGTLYVYHVDERDTAKSDWVTKITSKKNLNEKTTMGMEHRYSSIYQVPSGRSDFTAYNLNLNTTDQGNGSLALTTLDDRNAGIQQLNFSFDRTVGATSLAYSINYNQAKNSPGWVRNSQRLFFSRPLWSDTVILTTTTNYYYSLAKEGDSGEERVEPEMTITGREQGYAWKYSESRFLDLRQDLYPNVSRYESLTKQPELELYPQSLGLGWADISSTFGYGYYREVKWVPQLNKNRDYATQRYRLTLDAGKSVPFGPGTTLSLGVGADQYAYAPGDQMYAYRESAGTSTDLGGWFRNSISYRKGVTDGNSPFFFDKLGASYHDIKKRITFYKEDKFSWWFESGRNWQTATWFDLMSSLLIAPDKAWRLTVDGGWDLENHKYRDLISRLTLSPYSYFGCSLAATQDLNVGEIRQGSVYYDIYFLEKEPNQLHLNFSQVYDTAKKEIRLQDVAIVKELHCWEMKFNYSDYRKEYSFIFSVKALPDEPFGFGSGRGFYFEGFEKEMNKFKGEDQRKF; encoded by the coding sequence ATGAATAACCTCTGTCTCCGCCTTTGCCTCTGCCTTTGCCTCTTGGCTTTGCCGGTCATGGCCGATGAGGAGAAGATCCCCGTCAACATCAAGGCCGATCTTTTAAAATATTACGATGATACCGACCAAGTTAAGGCGACCGGTTCGGTCGAAGTCCGCCTTAAAGAGGTGACGATCTTTGCCGACGAGTTGCTGATGGACTCCGCGACCAATATCGCCACCGCCGAAGGGCATGTCCGGCTTTACACGAAAGATTACCGCGCGACTGCCGCCCACCTGACTTACGATGCGAGCGATGAATCGACCTCCTTTCGGGGCTTTAGCTCATCTTTTGTCCCTTCTTCAATTAAGGGGGAGATCTTTTTGTCCGCTGACAAACTTGACCAGAAGAACAAAAACATGTTTGGCGGGCCGGGGGAGATCTCGACCTGCGATAAAAACCTGGAGCATTATTATTTGACCGCCGACCGGATCGAATATTATCCCGAGGACAAGATGGAAGGGCGGAACGTCGTGATGTGGATCGGCGAAATTCCGGTCCTCTGGCTCCCTTATTACGTTTACGATCTGAAAGGTCAGAAAAAACGGAATTGGGTTTTCGGCAACAACGCGGTTGAAGGCAATTATGTTAAAACGACCTGGGATTATCCCGCCGGGCTTCTCTACATCGATCAGATGGAGAAGAAGGGGTGGGGCTACGGGACCCAGGTCGCCTACGGCTTGGCGGCGCTGGGGCTTGGGACCCTTTACGTCTATCATGTCGATGAACGGGATACGGCTAAATCGGATTGGGTGACGAAGATCACCAGCAAGAAAAACCTGAACGAAAAGACGACCATGGGTATGGAGCATCGTTATTCCTCGATCTATCAGGTTCCCAGCGGCCGGAGCGATTTTACCGCCTATAATCTGAACCTGAACACAACCGATCAGGGGAACGGGAGCCTAGCCTTGACGACACTCGATGACCGGAACGCGGGGATCCAGCAACTGAATTTTTCCTTCGACCGGACGGTCGGCGCGACTTCGCTCGCTTATTCGATCAATTACAATCAGGCAAAAAATTCACCGGGCTGGGTCCGCAATTCCCAGCGTCTCTTTTTCAGTCGGCCGCTTTGGTCCGATACCGTTATCCTGACCACCACGACTAATTACTACTACAGTTTAGCCAAAGAGGGTGATTCGGGAGAGGAGCGGGTCGAACCGGAAATGACGATCACCGGACGGGAACAGGGGTACGCCTGGAAATACAGCGAGAGCCGGTTCCTTGATCTGCGCCAGGACCTTTATCCGAACGTTTCCCGTTATGAATCCCTGACGAAACAGCCGGAGCTGGAGCTCTACCCCCAGAGCTTGGGATTGGGTTGGGCCGATATAAGTTCCACGTTCGGCTACGGCTACTACCGCGAAGTCAAATGGGTGCCGCAACTTAACAAAAACCGTGATTACGCGACCCAACGCTATCGTTTGACCCTGGACGCCGGTAAAAGCGTGCCGTTTGGTCCGGGGACGACCTTGAGCCTTGGTGTCGGGGCCGACCAGTATGCTTACGCTCCAGGCGACCAGATGTACGCCTACCGGGAAAGCGCCGGGACGAGTACCGATCTGGGGGGCTGGTTTAGGAACAGCATCAGTTACCGGAAAGGGGTGACCGACGGTAATTCCCCTTTCTTTTTTGACAAGCTCGGCGCCAGCTATCACGACATCAAGAAACGGATAACTTTTTATAAAGAGGATAAGTTCAGCTGGTGGTTCGAGAGCGGCCGCAACTGGCAGACCGCGACTTGGTTCGACCTGATGTCGAGCCTGCTGATCGCTCCCGACAAAGCCTGGCGTTTAACGGTTGATGGCGGCTGGGACCTGGAAAACCATAAGTACCGCGATCTGATCTCGCGGCTGACCCTTTCCCCTTACAGCTATTTCGGCTGCAGCCTGGCGGCGACCCAGGATCTGAACGTTGGGGAGATCCGGCAGGGGAGCGTTTATTACGACATTTATTTTCTGGAGAAGGAGCCGAACCAGCTTCATCTTAACTTTAGCCAGGTGTATGATACCGCTAAGAAGGAGATCCGCCTGCAGGACGTGGCGATCGTTAAAGAGCTTCACTGTTGGGAGATGAAGTTTAACTATTCCGACTATCGCAAGGAGTACAGTTTTATTTTCAGCGTTAAGGCCCTGCCGGACGAGCCGTTCGGTTTCGGTTCCGGCCGCGGCTTCTATTTCGAAGGGTTTGAAAAAGAGATGAACAAGTTCAAGGGTGAAGATCAGAGGAAATTTTAA
- a CDS encoding tetratricopeptide repeat protein — METLLDPIELKALGKKELDEGAYKKSQSFYAQASLLSPHVFPYILLDYERRIDGDRQLVGPRMALAGFLLSTGHLDAALLELEEVLITDPRNIEAYNALGRLYIRLERIDDAIDLLERSIKEGVRDVILTEILAGAYLEKGRLGEAIKFYEEILTHRPTDKQTLRILGELHARIENYKQAARYYQLMFSDDPEVVREVVQRLEGLLQKVEASIEIREILSDVYMRTIKPEAAVEKLKEILRLEPAKQDEIIARLRTVLKSYPSLPSAVMALAEALRSKGDLSEAVEQYNELGKAHPEMVGQVISGYHGIIESCPEQILARTYLLDILLSQNRTEEALVELGKMVEMDPSQAEMVVRRCREILRAQPQLLPAHVVLGKACLAKGDFQRAALSAEGVINSDKKFIPAYLLLGEAYANLNLQRKSVETFRTALTLDPYNLDVHDKYRAAKEKQLEQEIVGLKERLQEDSWKLSQHLDLAKAYLEKGERNDAIRQLQLAQKDQLRAPLAFLMLGGIYRSLGRFDLAADNFQRALQSANQEQAKIIRFHLGTTYECAGEPRKAMEIFEEIMQEDLDFADLQKRVRRLQGISLQSMRNQPLRAVITDYGKNEITAVWGREQKAPGRANEEVSISFGHEHNQSGVEYFMKGMYQAAEEEFLLAVQLDRRFAAAANNLGVALMKQGKQEEARLRINDAVHIDPASPVFHNNLGVVNYLLGRLEFAVIALERSYALDPETPAIFINLGDACYLKKEAQKAIDLYRMVGSFDPLADLVRQRLLYKIP, encoded by the coding sequence ATGGAAACATTGCTTGATCCAATTGAATTAAAAGCGTTAGGCAAAAAGGAATTGGATGAAGGGGCGTATAAAAAGTCGCAATCTTTCTACGCCCAGGCATCGCTCCTGTCACCCCACGTTTTTCCCTACATTCTGCTTGACTATGAACGCCGCATTGACGGCGACCGGCAGTTGGTCGGGCCGCGGATGGCGCTGGCCGGATTTCTGCTCTCGACCGGACACCTGGATGCCGCTTTGCTGGAATTGGAAGAGGTCCTGATCACCGACCCGCGCAACATCGAGGCTTATAACGCCCTGGGGCGCCTCTATATCCGCCTGGAGCGGATCGATGACGCGATCGACCTCTTGGAACGTTCGATCAAAGAAGGGGTCCGCGACGTCATTCTGACCGAGATCCTGGCCGGGGCTTACCTGGAAAAAGGGCGGCTGGGCGAAGCGATCAAATTTTACGAGGAGATCCTGACCCACCGCCCGACCGATAAGCAGACCCTGCGGATCCTGGGTGAACTTCACGCCCGGATCGAGAATTACAAACAGGCGGCCCGTTATTACCAGTTGATGTTTTCGGACGACCCGGAAGTCGTCAGAGAAGTGGTCCAGCGGCTGGAAGGGCTGTTGCAAAAAGTTGAAGCGAGCATCGAGATCAGGGAGATCCTTTCCGATGTTTACATGCGGACGATCAAGCCGGAAGCGGCGGTCGAAAAACTTAAAGAGATCCTCCGCCTGGAACCGGCCAAACAAGATGAGATCATCGCCCGCTTGCGGACGGTCTTAAAAAGCTACCCCAGCCTGCCGTCGGCCGTTATGGCCCTGGCGGAAGCCTTGCGGAGCAAGGGGGACTTGAGCGAAGCGGTCGAGCAATATAATGAGCTTGGCAAGGCCCACCCCGAGATGGTTGGCCAGGTCATTTCCGGTTATCACGGCATAATCGAAAGTTGTCCGGAGCAGATCCTGGCCCGGACCTACCTGCTCGATATTCTCTTGAGCCAGAACCGGACCGAAGAAGCGCTGGTTGAACTCGGCAAAATGGTCGAGATGGACCCGTCGCAGGCGGAGATGGTGGTCCGCCGCTGTCGGGAGATCCTCCGCGCCCAGCCGCAGCTTTTGCCCGCCCATGTCGTGCTGGGAAAAGCTTGCCTGGCCAAGGGGGATTTTCAGCGGGCGGCCCTTTCGGCCGAAGGGGTCATTAACAGCGATAAGAAATTCATTCCGGCTTACCTTTTACTTGGGGAAGCTTACGCCAATCTCAATTTGCAGCGGAAATCGGTCGAAACTTTTCGGACCGCTTTGACCCTGGACCCGTATAACCTCGATGTCCACGACAAATACCGGGCGGCAAAAGAAAAACAGCTTGAACAAGAGATTGTCGGCTTAAAGGAGCGGCTCCAGGAAGATTCTTGGAAATTATCCCAACATCTCGACCTGGCCAAGGCTTATTTGGAAAAAGGGGAGCGCAACGATGCTATCCGCCAATTGCAGTTAGCGCAAAAAGATCAGCTCCGCGCGCCGCTCGCTTTCCTGATGCTGGGGGGGATCTACCGGAGTTTGGGACGTTTTGACCTGGCGGCCGACAATTTCCAGCGGGCGCTCCAGTCGGCCAATCAGGAGCAGGCTAAGATTATCCGCTTCCATCTCGGGACGACCTACGAATGCGCCGGGGAACCCCGCAAGGCGATGGAGATCTTCGAAGAGATCATGCAGGAGGACCTTGATTTTGCCGACCTGCAAAAACGGGTCCGCCGGCTCCAGGGGATCAGCTTGCAAAGCATGCGCAACCAACCCCTCCGGGCGGTCATTACCGATTACGGGAAGAACGAAATTACCGCGGTCTGGGGACGGGAACAAAAAGCCCCCGGCCGGGCGAACGAAGAGGTCAGCATTTCTTTTGGGCACGAGCATAACCAGAGCGGCGTCGAGTATTTTATGAAAGGGATGTACCAGGCGGCCGAAGAAGAGTTCCTGCTGGCGGTCCAGCTTGACCGGCGGTTTGCCGCCGCGGCCAACAATTTGGGGGTTGCTTTGATGAAGCAGGGGAAACAGGAAGAAGCCCGCTTGCGGATCAACGACGCGGTCCATATCGATCCGGCCTCGCCGGTCTTCCATAATAATCTTGGCGTCGTTAATTATCTCCTTGGCCGGCTTGAATTTGCCGTGATCGCTCTGGAGCGGAGCTACGCGCTCGATCCGGAAACCCCGGCGATTTTTATCAATCTTGGCGATGCCTGCTACCTGAAGAAAGAGGCGCAGAAGGCGATCGATCTTTACCGCATGGTCGGCTCTTTTGATCCCTTGGCCGATCTCGTCCGCCAGCGTTTGCTCTATAAAATTCCTTAG